The Gammaproteobacteria bacterium genome includes a window with the following:
- the infA gene encoding translation initiation factor IF-1: MAKEEHIEMEGKVLETLPNTQFRVELDNGHVVHAHISGKMRKNYIRILRGDRVTVQLTPYDLSKGRITYRAR; the protein is encoded by the coding sequence GTGGCAAAAGAAGAACATATTGAAATGGAAGGCAAGGTGCTCGAAACCCTGCCAAACACCCAGTTTCGGGTTGAACTAGATAATGGGCACGTTGTTCATGCCCACATTTCCGGGAAAATGCGAAAAAACTATATTCGAATCCTGCGTGGGGACCGTGTTACTGTCCAGCTCACCCCTTATGATCTATCCAAAGGTCGAATAACCTACCGTGCCCGCTGA